Within the Candidatus Eremiobacterota bacterium genome, the region AGCCTGTGTGAGAATATTCTTCTCTGGCATTGCGCTGGGGCGGGCAAGCGTTATCATCGCATCGTGGCTGCACAGACGACCGCTCCCGCATCCTATCGCCCCGCCGGCGCCCTCGACGCGTCGAGCGCGCTCCGTCCCTATGCCGGGCCGTGGAATCGCCGCCTCGCCGCGCACCTGCTGCGCCGGGCCGGGTTCGGCGGCTCGCCGGCCGACGTCGACCGCTTCGCCGCGATGTCGCCGGGCGCGGCGGTCGACTCGCTGATCCGCTTCGCCGACACCTCGGCGCTCCCGGCGCGCCCGCCGCTCGAAGACCCGCCGGCGCCGGTCCGCGGGCTGTTCCGCGGCTTGATGCAAGGCCAGGCGCCCGACGAAGCGACGGTCCAGGCCCGCAAGATGTTCCAGATGGCGAACAACATGAACCGCCGCCGGAACCTGGTCGCGATGCAGACCTGGTGGCTGCAGCGGATGATCGCCACGCCCGCGCCGCTGCAAGAGAAGATGACGCTCTTCTGGCACGGCCACTTCACCAGCTCGCCGGAGAAGGGCACGACCGCCCAAGCGCTGCTGATGCAGAACCAGCTCTTCCGCGAGTACGCGCTGGGCAACATCCGCGAGCTGACGCTGCACGTCTCGCAAGACCCGGCGATGCTGCGCTACCTCGACAACAACGTCAACGAGAAGGCGCACCCCAACGAGAACTACGCGCGCGAGCTGATGGAGCTCTTCACGCTCGGGATCGGCAACTACACCGAGCAGGACATCCGCGAGTCGGCGCGCGCGTTCACCGGCTGGACGTTCCGCCGCAGCCCCGACGGCACGGGCCAGTTCTTCGACAACCGCGCGCAGCACGACGAGGGCACCAAGACGTTCCTCGGCCAGAGCGGGAACTTCAACGGCGCCGACATCGTCAACATCATCTTCCGCCAGCCGGCCGCCTCGCGCTGGTTCGCCACCAAGCTGCTGGCCTTCTTCGTCTACCAGGACCCGGAGCCGGTGCTCGTCGACCAAGTCGCCGCGCTGCTGACGAAGAACGACTTCGAGCTGCGGCCGGTGATGTCGGCGCTGCTGCGCAGCAACGTGTTCTTCAGCGACCGCGCGTACCGCGCGCTGGTGAAGAGCCCGGTCGACTTCGTCGTCGGCACGCACCAGCTCTTCGGCAT harbors:
- a CDS encoding DUF1800 domain-containing protein, with the protein product MAAQTTAPASYRPAGALDASSALRPYAGPWNRRLAAHLLRRAGFGGSPADVDRFAAMSPGAAVDSLIRFADTSALPARPPLEDPPAPVRGLFRGLMQGQAPDEATVQARKMFQMANNMNRRRNLVAMQTWWLQRMIATPAPLQEKMTLFWHGHFTSSPEKGTTAQALLMQNQLFREYALGNIRELTLHVSQDPAMLRYLDNNVNEKAHPNENYARELMELFTLGIGNYTEQDIRESARAFTGWTFRRSPDGTGQFFDNRAQHDEGTKTFLGQSGNFNGADIVNIIFRQPAASRWFATKLLAFFVYQDPEPVLVDQVAALLTKNDFELRPVMSALLRSNVFFSDRAYRALVKSPVDFVVGTHQLFGITEVAPVELATLRAMGQVLFYPPNVKGWDGGAAWLNSQTVLTRENFANGVAQSPKMMENAGWLTPVMRAMDPHAVATTLTQSMLQGDVSPAAVAQLVAYLGGHGQSELAQLSPENVDERVRNAAYLTMAMPAYQLA